The genome window AAATTTGTGTTATAGCTAAATGCTTTTCAATTTAGGTGGAGGGTTGTATGCGTAAAATTCTAAGTTTTATTTTTTATGGAATTATTTTATTCAGCTGTTCCTTAGCTGTAGCGAAAGATTTTTTGTCCATTAGTGATATTCACTTCAATCCTTTAGAAATATGCGAGGATCCTGCAAACTCAAATTGTGTACTTTTAATAGAAGAATTGCATGTGACAGAAGCAAATTCTTGGGCAATGGTATTCAAAAAATATAATCAGACCAATAAAATTACCATCTATGGAAAAAATACAAACTATATATTATTTAATAGCTTTCTAGAAGAAATTAAAAATCAAACAACTAAAAAGAAATTTGAATTTGTAATAGTTCTGGGCGATTTTTTAGCGCATTTTTTTATCCAAAATTATAACAAGTATACAAAAGATATGCCAAAAAATAAATATGATAGTATAGACATATTTGTTCAAAAAACTATGCAGTATATTGCATATGAATTAAGAAAATCAATTGGAAATAATATTGAAATATTTCCAGTTTTAGGGAATAATGATTCTTCTGTAGATAATTATAATGTAGATAATCCGAAAAAAAGTAACTTCTATAAAAATTTGCAATCAAATTGGGGTAATTTGAATAAAAGTATATTAAATTCCTCCTCTTTTCTTGAAGGAGGCTACTATATAGCTGATACTGGCTTAACTAACTTAAAAATTATTGCCTTAAATACAAATATTTTTTCAATAAATGCGAAAAGTCAAGATAATATAAATTTAAAGAATATGGCTAATAATCAATTAAAATGGTTAGAAAATATTTTCAAAAAAAATACAAAAGATAATTTTTTAATTATCTCGCATATTCCTAGTGGAGTAGATGCTTATACTACCGCTATACGGATTGAAAAAAGTAAAGATAAAGTTTCTTTTTGGAGTTCTAAAAATTATAATATAGAAAATAATTACTTGAAAATTATTAGCAATTATTCAAACAATATAAATGGTATTTTTGTCGGACATACTCATCATGATGGATTTCAAATTTTAAATCAAGAATTAGGCTTATATACTGTGTCTGTTCCATCAGTAAGTCCAGTGCATTTTAATAATCCAGCGTTTAAAATATTTTCTTTGAATGAGACATTTAATTTAGAAAATTCAGTGACAAATTATTTTGACTTAAAAGAAAAAAAATGGATTCAAGGAACTAGTTTTAACGAACTTTTCGAATCAAAAAATATTTTTATTGGTATCCAGAGTTTAGTTGGAAAGTGGCTTAATCAATTATCTGAACCTGACGAAAAATTTATGAAGTATTTTTTTGTAAATTCTCCTTTTGCAAATCAAATTAGAAGTAAATGGAAATATTATGCTTGTGCAATGAGTGATAATTTAGAAAGTAGTGACTACTTAAATTGTATAAATCAAGAAAACTAATTACTTACTAATTTTTTTATTTCTACTTAAACCAAAAAGAATTAAATTAACTAAATCATCAGTAGGCATTGGTAACAAATGCATAGAAAATTTTAGTCTATTGATATATCGTCTTAAACTCCAAAGTAAACCTTCAAGTAACAAAGTTTTCATTCGAAAAAAACTGCTATATGCCATATTAGCTAATAATACATCACCAAATTTATTTTTTTGAGAAACTAAATAACTTTGTTTTGAACTTTCTTTCCAAGATTCAACTCGCATTAAAAAGCGCCAAATAATTTTTGAACTTAATGGTAATCCTGCAAAAGATGATTCCCAAATATTTGCAAAGCGAAGTGAATACAATTTTCTAGCAGCAATTTGTACTTCACCAATTAATTGAGTTTCATCAATTGTTCTAAGGTAACTGTACTTGCTCCAAGATTCGACAATTTTCCAGTAATCATCTAATGAATTTCTTCTAAGTTGTTCTAAACATTCTATAGTACAGAAGCTTCTGGCAATACTTGCAAGTTTAACAAATTCTTGTCTTTCTTTCAGCCATTTTTTAGTTGGAGTTTCTATGACATATCGAACTGTAGCAGGTCTGACTTTATCAACAATTTCAATATAAAGATCACTTGTAATTAATAAAGTTTGTCCATCTTGACTCATTTTTAAATTAGGATGATCTTCAGGAGATACCCTGCGAAAATGAATATTACAAACATTTGCTTTAGAGAGATCTCTTACATAGGAATTTAACGTTTCTAAATCTCTTTCATCAAGCACTGGTCCTATATCAAATTCAGGTAATTGGCGAGTAAATTCAAAAAGAGTTGATAAAATAACTTTAGAAACTCTTAAAATTCCTACATCCCAAACTGTTCCTATTAATTCTTTTAAAGTAAATTGATTTCTGAGAATTAAGCCAAAATTATTTCTTACTGAGATAGATGATGTTGTTAATGCTATTTGGCTCAATCCTCTCAAAGCTGCTTGAACTTGAACTTTTAAATCAATTTGGTTTTCACTTAATGTTTTAATAAATTCGCCAACAAATCTTGTTAAGCTTGCACTTCCCATTGATAAATTTAAAAATTTACTTAAATCTTCTATAATAGCATTTGAATGTAAAGTTTCTGGAAATTCAACCAAATGATGAAGTGTTTTATAAACTCCTTCAGCATCTCTTAACAGTAATCTATAGATTAAATGTTTAAATTCTTGTCTTGTCTTAAGATCCCATAAAAAGCAAGGATTTAAATCAATCATAGATGTTTGATTTGTAATATCATCAAATAAAATGTTACCTGGATGTGGGTCTGCCCAGACTACTCCTTTTGTAAATACAAGATCAATATATGATGTTGCAATATGATCTGCTATTTCTCTACGTTCAAGATACTTTGCTTGAACAATTTTTGTAATTTTTATACCAGGCATTTTTTCCATAAAGACAACGGTTTGGGTAGATAAAAAATATCTTGGTACTTTAATAAAATCAATACTTTCTAAAGCATTGCGTACTTTTTCTGCATTTTGCTCTTCTTTTGTAAAATCAAGTTCTTCTTGACTTTGTTTATGATAATTAAGAACAGATCTGCGCAAGGTAGAAACAATTCCAAGCAGCTCAGAAGCTGTATCGGTATCTATAGAACCATCTGTTAAAATCAATTTATTTGCTTCATCTGTTAATTTTAATATATGTTCACATTGAGTAGCGAATATTTCTTTTAAATTTGGCCTTTGAATTTTAATTAATACATTTTCAACATTGAATTTCTCTTTTCCTAGGGGTGTTAATTGAAATAAATAAAGAGCTCCCACGCTTGCGCTTGCAAAATGTTTAATTGGGATTTGCGGAATTTGGAGATATGGTTTCCATTCTAGATATAAGGGTTGATTTAATGTTTCTATTAAAAATTCCCAAGATTTTTCTATACTGGGAAAAATTCCTCCTGCTTCATCTTGTGTTGTTCTAAGTTCTCTTGCTAAACTTGGTGGACAAAGTTCAGAAATAACTTGTGATATTTTTACGTAAAGACCACCCATTTCTTGAATTGCAATTGCTATTACTCTTCCATTTGAAAATTCATTATGCGGTGTACATGCAATAGATAAAATTGCATTTATGCAACTTTCTCCTGGAATAGCTTCAATA of Pigmentibacter sp. JX0631 contains these proteins:
- a CDS encoding metallophosphoesterase; amino-acid sequence: MRKILSFIFYGIILFSCSLAVAKDFLSISDIHFNPLEICEDPANSNCVLLIEELHVTEANSWAMVFKKYNQTNKITIYGKNTNYILFNSFLEEIKNQTTKKKFEFVIVLGDFLAHFFIQNYNKYTKDMPKNKYDSIDIFVQKTMQYIAYELRKSIGNNIEIFPVLGNNDSSVDNYNVDNPKKSNFYKNLQSNWGNLNKSILNSSSFLEGGYYIADTGLTNLKIIALNTNIFSINAKSQDNINLKNMANNQLKWLENIFKKNTKDNFLIISHIPSGVDAYTTAIRIEKSKDKVSFWSSKNYNIENNYLKIISNYSNNINGIFVGHTHHDGFQILNQELGLYTVSVPSVSPVHFNNPAFKIFSLNETFNLENSVTNYFDLKEKKWIQGTSFNELFESKNIFIGIQSLVGKWLNQLSEPDEKFMKYFFVNSPFANQIRSKWKYYACAMSDNLESSDYLNCINQEN
- a CDS encoding AarF/UbiB family protein — its product is MQFGKNKKKKQNIEHKKNNYKESLEKVASLDYRWVIPLTQKIRNKSVVISKFLSFVFAEIAVTPISSSKTQYGRFSLIKGITKALFPQSDSLLTQIEKSIKALQENIGELSTEILTDTDVTQELLAPFIEMVCLTIEKNPQLIALFNQPQILKAAFGPLGERIAGIVEIIPALSTQAAERFPNLKETFFNALFQLKKEERKEIYILAEEILDSVYKEKVLPLLKKTLSTDPRGKVLAPILGGAIEAIPGESCINAILSIACTPHNEFSNGRVIAIAIQEMGGLYVKISQVISELCPPSLARELRTTQDEAGGIFPSIEKSWEFLIETLNQPLYLEWKPYLQIPQIPIKHFASASVGALYLFQLTPLGKEKFNVENVLIKIQRPNLKEIFATQCEHILKLTDEANKLILTDGSIDTDTASELLGIVSTLRRSVLNYHKQSQEELDFTKEEQNAEKVRNALESIDFIKVPRYFLSTQTVVFMEKMPGIKITKIVQAKYLERREIADHIATSYIDLVFTKGVVWADPHPGNILFDDITNQTSMIDLNPCFLWDLKTRQEFKHLIYRLLLRDAEGVYKTLHHLVEFPETLHSNAIIEDLSKFLNLSMGSASLTRFVGEFIKTLSENQIDLKVQVQAALRGLSQIALTTSSISVRNNFGLILRNQFTLKELIGTVWDVGILRVSKVILSTLFEFTRQLPEFDIGPVLDERDLETLNSYVRDLSKANVCNIHFRRVSPEDHPNLKMSQDGQTLLITSDLYIEIVDKVRPATVRYVIETPTKKWLKERQEFVKLASIARSFCTIECLEQLRRNSLDDYWKIVESWSKYSYLRTIDETQLIGEVQIAARKLYSLRFANIWESSFAGLPLSSKIIWRFLMRVESWKESSKQSYLVSQKNKFGDVLLANMAYSSFFRMKTLLLEGLLWSLRRYINRLKFSMHLLPMPTDDLVNLILFGLSRNKKISK